In Thermospira aquatica, the following proteins share a genomic window:
- a CDS encoding CBS domain-containing protein: protein MKNPIPINTEKSANAVMEILLRLKVRDAMQKKIYTATPEDSLRTVQHIMKDKKISGVPIVEGQQLVGIVSVNDIINALDGGYIENKVKDHMVTNLIVLEDDMPLSFALSFFNKFSYRRFPVIDRDKKLVGILTSRDILSALVSELNKEIKTLENRIKDKSEVSEAISREFIIKRYDFEHAGQASFELKRILKDKKIPPAIIRRASIASYELEMNIVIHSVGGKMRFVIDDKKIETIAKDDGPGIADIEAALREGFSTASEWIRSLGFGAGMGLPNTKRVSDEFHIFSEVGKGTEIQSIIYLEGKP, encoded by the coding sequence ATGAAAAATCCTATCCCCATCAATACCGAAAAATCTGCCAATGCCGTGATGGAGATTCTTCTCCGCCTCAAGGTACGAGACGCCATGCAGAAAAAAATCTACACGGCCACTCCAGAGGATAGTCTTCGCACCGTACAGCACATCATGAAAGACAAAAAGATCTCAGGAGTACCCATCGTTGAAGGACAACAGCTCGTCGGGATTGTTTCCGTCAACGATATCATCAACGCCCTGGATGGTGGGTATATTGAAAACAAAGTCAAAGACCACATGGTAACCAATCTCATTGTCCTCGAAGATGACATGCCCCTCTCCTTTGCCCTTTCGTTTTTTAACAAGTTTTCGTATCGGCGTTTTCCCGTCATCGACAGGGACAAAAAACTCGTGGGAATACTTACCAGCCGGGATATCCTTTCTGCCCTTGTCTCCGAACTCAACAAAGAGATAAAAACCCTCGAAAACCGCATCAAGGACAAATCTGAGGTTTCAGAGGCAATCTCCCGGGAGTTTATCATCAAACGTTACGACTTTGAACATGCGGGTCAGGCTTCGTTTGAACTCAAAAGGATCCTCAAAGATAAAAAAATCCCTCCTGCCATTATTCGTCGCGCCTCCATCGCCTCTTACGAACTTGAAATGAATATTGTCATACACTCTGTTGGAGGCAAGATGCGTTTCGTCATAGACGATAAAAAAATCGAAACCATTGCAAAAGATGATGGACCTGGCATTGCCGACATCGAGGCCGCCCTGAGAGAAGGTTTTTCTACAGCAAGTGAATGGATACGTTCTCTTGGATTCGGAGCGGGCATGGGACTCCCCAACACCAAACGTGTCTCCGATGAATTTCATATCTTTTCAGAGGTTGGGAAAGGAACAGAAATACAATCAATCATCTATCTGGAGGGAAAACCATGA
- a CDS encoding SoxR reducing system RseC family protein, producing the protein MKELGKIRQCYPDHIVVDILEHAASSCNQCSLHGHCHIETGERTLTIWTKNTWKVGEEVWVEVRESVLIEIATLLFLLPSLLLIGGSALLHQWMPTPWAVLVSLSVIGMYFCILRCLSPRILRRFRIIPKESVAEVFDDISHYTRYPENITM; encoded by the coding sequence ATGAAAGAGCTTGGAAAAATCCGCCAATGCTATCCCGACCATATTGTGGTTGATATTCTGGAGCATGCAGCCTCCTCATGCAACCAATGTAGCCTTCACGGACATTGTCACATAGAGACAGGTGAACGAACGCTCACGATCTGGACCAAAAACACCTGGAAGGTAGGCGAAGAGGTATGGGTAGAGGTACGAGAATCTGTTCTTATAGAAATTGCCACACTTCTTTTTCTTTTGCCAAGCCTCTTACTCATTGGAGGAAGTGCATTACTTCATCAATGGATGCCGACTCCCTGGGCTGTTCTTGTCTCCCTCTCTGTTATAGGTATGTATTTTTGCATTTTGCGTTGTCTTAGCCCAAGAATTCTACGACGATTTCGTATAATACCAAAAGAAAGTGTTGCGGAGGTGTTTGATGACATCAGCCACTATACACGATATCCAGAAAACATTACAATGTGA
- the xerD gene encoding site-specific tyrosine recombinase XerD, whose translation MELNHPEILAAFERYLTHERQLAHNSILSYCQDVGDFLSFLEESKISLLQISYEDIMEFVITLYEKGLVARSVARKISSLKAFFSFLVRMEWMPYHPLELMETPRYIKKLPSYLTLEEIEAMIRPQEENFQEIRDSCIIEFLYSCGLRVSELCHLCFHHIHKDEKLLRIIGKGNKERLVPLGNRAMSWLERYLPYRAALLVGKKKRDEVFLSRLGRPLSRVSVWSIVKERASRAGITTTISPHTLRHSFATHLVIQGADLRGVQELLGHADISTTEIYTHVSSTYLQQTHATYHPLEQGEKDPETKS comes from the coding sequence ATGGAGTTAAATCATCCGGAGATCCTTGCCGCCTTTGAGCGTTACCTTACCCATGAACGCCAGCTAGCCCATAACTCCATCCTGTCCTACTGTCAGGATGTTGGGGATTTTCTCTCGTTTCTTGAAGAATCAAAGATTTCTCTCCTGCAAATCTCGTACGAAGATATTATGGAATTTGTAATCACGCTCTATGAAAAGGGCCTGGTGGCTCGCAGTGTTGCACGAAAAATCTCAAGTCTCAAAGCTTTTTTCTCATTTCTCGTACGCATGGAATGGATGCCCTATCACCCCCTCGAACTCATGGAAACCCCTCGATATATCAAAAAACTTCCCTCCTATCTCACCCTCGAAGAGATTGAGGCGATGATCAGACCCCAGGAGGAAAACTTCCAGGAGATACGGGACAGTTGCATCATCGAATTTCTCTACTCCTGCGGACTACGGGTTTCAGAACTCTGTCATCTCTGTTTTCACCACATCCACAAAGACGAAAAACTCCTCCGCATCATAGGCAAAGGCAACAAAGAACGCCTCGTCCCTCTCGGAAACAGGGCAATGAGCTGGCTCGAACGTTATCTTCCCTACCGGGCTGCCCTCCTTGTCGGAAAAAAGAAAAGAGACGAGGTGTTTCTCTCTAGATTGGGTAGACCCCTCAGTCGTGTTTCTGTATGGAGTATTGTCAAAGAACGAGCAAGCCGCGCAGGCATCACGACCACTATTTCCCCACATACCCTCAGACACAGTTTTGCCACCCATCTTGTCATCCAGGGAGCTGATCTCCGAGGGGTTCAGGAGCTTCTGGGACATGCCGATATCTCCACCACAGAGATTTACACCCACGTATCCAGCACCTACCTTCAACAAACTCATGCTACGTATCACCCCCTCGAACAAGGAGAAAAAGACCCTGAAACAAAATCATAG
- a CDS encoding acyl-[acyl-carrier-protein] thioesterase, whose translation MTPPARCQTTFDFRFTEKSPIGTITLASLCRYLLEVADDHAYQLGIDFQNMFERGLTWALLRLCIDVPKNLETLTELTLCTWPAARESLYVYRDYEIMSTTGEILGRATSQWVILDLKTHKPVKPPAFLTDLYQNLYQDNIPKRWDISFTRWNTLNMNEYPLRYECPIIVRRSDTDLNGHTNTASYVEFMEEAIPLELYKKRSPSYLELNCLTESFEKEHLFSIAEINPEETEIIHTLIRKHDNTLIARAKTLWS comes from the coding sequence ATGACACCGCCAGCACGATGTCAAACTACGTTTGATTTTCGATTTACTGAGAAAAGTCCCATCGGTACCATCACCCTCGCGAGCCTGTGCCGTTATCTTCTCGAGGTAGCCGATGATCACGCTTACCAGCTCGGCATTGATTTCCAGAACATGTTTGAGCGAGGTTTGACGTGGGCTCTCTTACGATTGTGTATCGATGTTCCAAAAAATCTCGAAACCCTCACCGAACTCACTCTCTGCACCTGGCCCGCTGCTCGCGAAAGTCTCTATGTCTACAGAGACTATGAGATTATGTCCACTACAGGCGAAATACTCGGACGTGCCACCTCGCAGTGGGTGATCCTCGACCTCAAAACCCACAAACCCGTCAAACCACCTGCTTTTCTTACTGATCTTTATCAAAACCTCTACCAGGACAATATCCCAAAACGGTGGGATATCTCCTTCACACGATGGAACACCCTCAACATGAACGAATACCCTTTGCGATACGAATGTCCCATCATCGTTCGCCGAAGTGATACAGACCTCAATGGTCACACCAATACAGCAAGCTACGTTGAATTTATGGAAGAAGCTATCCCTCTTGAACTCTACAAGAAACGTTCCCCAAGCTACTTAGAGCTCAACTGCCTAACTGAAAGTTTTGAAAAAGAGCATCTTTTCTCCATTGCCGAGATCAACCCTGAAGAAACCGAAATCATTCATACGCTTATACGAAAGCATGACAACACTCTCATTGCCAGAGCTAAAACCCTATGGAGTTAA
- the ruvA gene encoding Holliday junction branch migration protein RuvA, whose product MISFLKGTIVEVNEESVVLENQGIGFLITVPSSVSRQLTEGTSTILYTHLMIRETEVALYGFLDASERRLFLSLQDVTGIGPKQALRILSELSASELRGIIIQGESSRLARIKGIGPKTASRIILELQDRMKRLPEEGGKASTPSTHRLELLMALRVLGYSDLEANRAIDSLWQDHTKQQLPLEDQVKLLLAILSRRSS is encoded by the coding sequence ATGATCTCCTTTCTCAAAGGGACTATCGTCGAGGTAAATGAAGAAAGTGTGGTTCTGGAAAACCAGGGGATTGGTTTTCTCATCACCGTTCCATCGTCTGTCTCTCGCCAGCTTACCGAGGGTACATCAACCATCCTCTACACACACCTCATGATCCGGGAAACAGAGGTAGCCCTCTATGGTTTCCTTGATGCTTCTGAGAGAAGGCTTTTTCTCTCGCTTCAAGACGTAACGGGAATAGGTCCAAAACAGGCTCTCCGAATACTTTCCGAACTCTCCGCATCAGAGCTCCGAGGCATCATCATTCAAGGAGAGAGTTCTCGACTGGCAAGAATCAAAGGCATAGGACCAAAAACGGCTTCTCGCATCATCCTTGAGCTTCAGGATCGGATGAAGCGTCTACCGGAAGAAGGCGGAAAAGCTTCTACTCCCTCTACCCATCGTTTGGAACTTTTGATGGCCCTGCGTGTTCTGGGATACAGCGACCTGGAGGCAAACCGAGCTATTGACTCTCTCTGGCAGGATCATACAAAGCAGCAACTTCCCCTTGAAGATCAGGTAAAACTTCTGCTAGCTATTCTCTCACGGAGGTCATCATGA
- a CDS encoding trigger factor codes for MEIVVQSFPDCYSVGFVSWSVFEVAELWQKALVRVQTSVDVPGFRKGRAPFEIIEQRYEDVIKEEVEKIALQEGMHTLRAEHNLMALYDYKVASEVSKNAPLRVVFYFGREVVVNRGLDSLKLSTVEYEKVELTEADINEMIKRDLVQPEEISAKSAKGDVVHLLFKGKSDPVVVRVDDIPEKLVGKKAGETVVLNWQEVGNLIFDVLEDIKQKGETEVQVLKVLRPVEKNLSDESIYAHTPFQTREKYVEFLKNVMQREIDAINYRKKLQALKDAVKKDLDIELSKGSLYDVVEDEFKNWFFSHFKASVSMKDVLSGKELAEDFQRMLQEHYENLKFYFAVLDYAKKNNIEASQDKISRVVMQKASEAGEDYKDFVEKMTKEAWDAAVAQAQFDTAIEKIMENITFKEKKVIPYMEYVEK; via the coding sequence ATGGAGATTGTTGTTCAGTCTTTTCCCGATTGTTATTCGGTGGGTTTTGTTTCATGGTCGGTTTTTGAGGTTGCCGAGCTCTGGCAAAAAGCGCTTGTTCGTGTTCAAACAAGCGTTGATGTTCCGGGTTTTCGTAAAGGAAGAGCCCCATTTGAGATTATTGAGCAGCGCTACGAGGATGTCATCAAAGAGGAAGTTGAGAAAATAGCCCTCCAGGAGGGAATGCATACCCTCCGAGCTGAACATAATTTGATGGCTCTCTATGATTACAAGGTTGCTTCCGAGGTAAGTAAAAATGCTCCTTTGAGAGTTGTCTTTTATTTTGGACGAGAGGTTGTGGTAAACCGTGGGCTGGATAGCCTGAAGCTATCTACGGTTGAGTACGAAAAGGTGGAACTTACCGAGGCGGATATCAATGAGATGATCAAACGGGATCTTGTGCAGCCTGAGGAGATTTCTGCTAAGTCTGCGAAGGGTGATGTTGTGCATCTTCTTTTTAAAGGCAAGTCGGATCCTGTGGTGGTTCGGGTTGATGATATACCAGAAAAACTTGTGGGGAAAAAGGCTGGTGAAACGGTAGTTCTTAACTGGCAGGAAGTTGGAAACCTTATTTTTGACGTTCTGGAAGATATTAAACAAAAAGGAGAAACAGAGGTTCAGGTTCTCAAGGTTCTCCGACCTGTTGAGAAAAACCTCTCCGATGAGAGTATCTATGCTCATACCCCCTTCCAGACGAGAGAAAAGTATGTAGAGTTTTTGAAAAATGTCATGCAGCGGGAGATTGATGCCATTAACTATCGTAAAAAGCTGCAAGCTCTTAAAGATGCGGTCAAAAAGGATCTGGATATTGAGCTTAGTAAAGGTTCTCTCTATGATGTTGTGGAAGATGAGTTTAAGAATTGGTTTTTCTCTCACTTCAAGGCTTCGGTATCTATGAAAGATGTTCTTTCGGGGAAAGAACTGGCAGAGGATTTCCAGAGGATGCTTCAGGAGCACTACGAGAATCTGAAGTTTTACTTTGCGGTTCTTGACTATGCCAAGAAGAATAATATCGAGGCTTCACAGGACAAGATCTCCCGTGTTGTGATGCAAAAGGCAAGTGAGGCGGGAGAGGATTACAAGGACTTTGTAGAAAAGATGACCAAAGAGGCCTGGGATGCAGCAGTGGCACAGGCTCAGTTTGATACAGCTATTGAAAAGATTATGGAGAACATTACCTTCAAGGAAAAGAAGGTGATTCCTTACATGGAGTATGTAGAGAAATAA
- a CDS encoding A/G-specific adenine glycosylase, translating into MKKASVFDRLMEWFFRSRRDLPWRRDRSLYSVLVSEMMLQQTQVSRVVEYYGRFFKRFPTLETLAEASLNEVYQLWGGLGYYRRARLLHEAAKSLVKDIPRGEAWEKLPGIGKYTAAAVRAFVFNEPVAVLDANVKRVLARFRGVLSSHEKRLSELMQLLVCYGVKRGYEPRDVNEAFMELGALVCSKKRECMICPLHLACCTFLGGEERYLVVEKKNYLRVEERCAAFLRPDGKVWLVPSERWREGLWDLPLLRQRRGEALGGFALSYGVTNHRVMRHVEVFLVEDEKPDQEGRWEDVTGCSLALGSPAKKSLEMLCEFVAMLKNLPR; encoded by the coding sequence ATGAAAAAAGCTTCCGTTTTTGATCGTTTGATGGAATGGTTTTTTCGTAGTCGGCGAGATCTTCCCTGGCGGCGGGATCGTTCTCTGTATAGTGTTCTGGTTTCGGAGATGATGCTTCAGCAGACACAGGTTTCAAGGGTTGTGGAGTATTATGGGCGTTTTTTCAAACGGTTTCCAACACTTGAGACACTGGCGGAGGCTTCGCTGAATGAGGTGTATCAGCTTTGGGGTGGGTTGGGATATTATCGGAGGGCTCGTTTGCTTCATGAGGCGGCGAAGTCTTTGGTGAAGGATATCCCGCGGGGAGAAGCATGGGAAAAACTTCCGGGGATAGGAAAATACACTGCAGCTGCTGTACGCGCGTTTGTATTTAACGAACCGGTTGCTGTTCTGGATGCGAACGTGAAAAGGGTTTTGGCTCGTTTCCGGGGAGTACTTTCCTCCCATGAAAAGCGACTCTCTGAGCTTATGCAACTTTTGGTTTGTTATGGAGTCAAAAGGGGATATGAACCCCGGGATGTGAACGAGGCATTTATGGAGCTTGGTGCGCTCGTTTGCAGCAAAAAACGGGAGTGTATGATCTGTCCGTTGCACCTAGCCTGCTGTACCTTTCTCGGGGGAGAGGAACGCTATCTTGTGGTGGAAAAGAAGAATTACCTTCGTGTAGAGGAGAGGTGTGCTGCTTTTTTAAGACCAGATGGGAAAGTGTGGCTTGTTCCCAGCGAGCGCTGGAGGGAAGGGCTCTGGGATCTTCCTTTGTTACGGCAACGGAGAGGAGAGGCTTTGGGAGGATTTGCTCTTTCGTATGGGGTGACGAATCATCGGGTGATGAGGCATGTTGAGGTTTTTCTCGTTGAGGATGAAAAGCCGGATCAGGAGGGGAGATGGGAGGATGTCACGGGGTGTTCTCTTGCGCTGGGTTCTCCGGCAAAGAAGAGTCTTGAGATGCTTTGTGAGTTTGTAGCCATGCTGAAAAATTTGCCACGATAA
- a CDS encoding ATP-dependent DNA helicase has translation MIDQTSRHFTPEVIATIRNHIEQNNENEVALCGFIDDKGVVTSVEVVGYGNELATPYNLHRSLQGDVFIHNHPPFDPDPHKNLKPSLNDLDIAQRVQNLGMGFFIIDNLCELVNIILPVHPQQKLSLEATCEIFQPNGALSQYMPSFENRPEQVELISAIVRTINQKSILFAEAGTGTGKSLSYLIPVVLWSLSNAKKVIISTHTIHLQDQIASKDLPVVLHITEKLTGKKAEYAVLTGRSNYLCKNKLRDLLADRERISSLFDDPEEAKAKTALIEALDVWTRTSESGTRRDFHQEIPNEIWEEIASDGETCQGKSCPFAGNCFYQRAYLKAEKAQIIIANHSLILSSLDPETYISFLPRFDAVVFDEAHHLEDVALKSQSVELSCRGLLQKLGRLYHEDKKSSPRGLLAHLFKKYKPPYVEAQQDFEKQKEQLLTCHRELTEGIHSLIHNGLTYYRKLENSSFQIRITEAVEKSEFFHFLNIRLEELARKVSSYIYYWNELKNLITNSSSDTTIPPLFASLDKRIQSLNDIATVYRILFDQERKPTEVGWIEVSSNQRYPNITLCHSPLEVGEFLSRGIFLRKHFTICLSATLSVNGEFTYFQESIGLKNGVFTRPIETISLPSPFDYRRQAQIHLLETPREFKVDEFFLSCIKEYILMNEGGTLVLFTSHQRLREAYTKLKEELAHEGIHPMAQGETRKNIILTTMRKNPRTAVFATSSFWEGIDIRGYNLRCVIIEKLPFDSPSDAIPAAKCELLEANGKNAFLNYSLPRALLRMKQGIGRLIRSKNDRGIVLILDGRTVFKRYATIFQKSLPPARIIIGSYEKLRREAESFIVANFSAWLQTHKASQDSSLPENPAQENTP, from the coding sequence ATGATAGACCAGACCTCCAGGCATTTTACCCCCGAGGTGATAGCAACAATCCGCAACCACATTGAACAAAATAATGAAAACGAGGTTGCCTTGTGTGGTTTCATTGACGACAAGGGGGTTGTCACCTCAGTGGAGGTTGTTGGTTATGGGAACGAGCTTGCTACTCCTTATAACCTTCACCGCAGCTTACAAGGGGATGTCTTCATTCACAACCACCCACCCTTTGATCCCGACCCTCACAAAAACCTCAAGCCATCACTCAATGATCTCGACATAGCTCAAAGAGTTCAAAACCTTGGTATGGGTTTTTTTATCATCGATAACCTGTGTGAACTCGTCAATATTATTCTCCCCGTTCATCCCCAGCAAAAACTTTCCCTCGAAGCCACCTGTGAAATTTTTCAACCAAACGGCGCTCTTTCCCAGTACATGCCATCATTTGAGAATCGTCCCGAACAGGTAGAACTTATCAGTGCCATTGTCCGAACCATCAACCAGAAATCCATCCTTTTCGCTGAGGCCGGTACCGGCACAGGAAAATCTCTCTCCTATCTCATACCCGTTGTCCTGTGGTCCCTCTCCAATGCCAAAAAGGTCATCATTTCGACACACACCATTCATCTTCAAGACCAGATAGCTTCAAAAGATCTGCCTGTGGTTCTCCACATCACCGAGAAACTTACCGGCAAAAAGGCAGAATACGCTGTCCTCACAGGAAGATCTAACTACCTCTGTAAAAACAAGCTCAGAGATCTCCTCGCAGATAGAGAACGTATTTCCTCCCTCTTCGACGACCCCGAGGAAGCCAAAGCCAAAACAGCCCTCATCGAAGCCCTCGATGTATGGACAAGAACAAGTGAGAGTGGAACCCGAAGAGATTTTCACCAAGAAATCCCCAACGAGATATGGGAAGAAATCGCAAGCGATGGTGAAACCTGTCAGGGAAAAAGCTGTCCTTTTGCTGGCAATTGCTTCTACCAGAGAGCCTATCTCAAAGCCGAAAAAGCCCAGATCATTATCGCAAACCACTCGCTTATCCTTTCCTCTCTTGATCCTGAAACCTATATCTCCTTCCTCCCAAGATTTGACGCTGTTGTTTTTGATGAGGCCCATCATTTAGAAGATGTAGCTCTCAAAAGTCAAAGCGTTGAACTTTCGTGCAGAGGACTTCTCCAAAAACTTGGTCGCCTCTACCACGAGGATAAAAAATCATCTCCCCGGGGACTCCTGGCCCATCTTTTTAAAAAATATAAACCCCCATACGTTGAAGCCCAACAGGACTTTGAAAAACAAAAAGAACAACTTCTCACCTGTCATCGTGAACTTACAGAGGGTATTCACTCTCTCATCCACAACGGACTCACGTACTACCGAAAACTTGAAAATTCCTCCTTTCAAATCCGAATCACAGAAGCTGTTGAAAAAAGCGAATTCTTCCATTTTCTCAACATAAGGCTGGAAGAACTTGCCAGAAAAGTGAGCTCCTACATTTACTACTGGAATGAACTCAAAAATCTCATTACCAACTCTTCATCCGATACTACCATTCCCCCTCTTTTTGCCTCTCTCGACAAACGCATTCAAAGCCTCAATGATATTGCCACCGTGTACAGAATTCTTTTCGATCAGGAACGCAAACCCACCGAGGTTGGCTGGATTGAGGTTTCTTCCAATCAACGCTATCCAAACATCACCCTCTGTCATAGTCCGCTGGAGGTTGGAGAGTTTCTCTCGAGAGGCATTTTTCTCCGGAAACATTTCACCATCTGTCTCTCTGCTACCCTCTCTGTCAACGGAGAATTCACCTACTTCCAGGAAAGCATCGGTCTAAAAAACGGCGTCTTTACCCGTCCAATAGAAACCATCAGCCTGCCTTCCCCGTTCGACTACCGAAGACAAGCCCAGATCCACCTCCTTGAAACCCCTCGAGAATTCAAAGTTGACGAGTTTTTCCTCTCCTGTATCAAGGAATACATCCTCATGAACGAAGGCGGAACCCTCGTGCTTTTTACCTCACACCAGAGATTAAGAGAAGCGTACACCAAACTCAAAGAAGAGCTTGCTCATGAAGGCATTCATCCTATGGCCCAGGGAGAAACTCGTAAAAACATTATTCTCACCACAATGAGAAAGAATCCCCGTACTGCTGTATTTGCCACCTCTAGTTTCTGGGAAGGTATTGATATCCGTGGTTACAATCTTCGCTGTGTCATCATCGAGAAACTTCCCTTTGATAGTCCTTCCGATGCCATTCCCGCAGCCAAATGTGAACTTCTCGAAGCCAATGGAAAAAATGCCTTTTTAAATTACTCTCTGCCGCGAGCTCTGCTGCGAATGAAGCAGGGAATAGGACGCCTTATCCGAAGCAAAAATGACCGGGGCATTGTCCTCATCCTCGATGGGAGAACTGTCTTTAAACGCTATGCTACCATCTTTCAAAAATCACTACCACCAGCAAGGATTATCATAGGTTCCTACGAAAAACTCCGCCGGGAAGCAGAATCGTTTATCGTGGCAAATTTTTCAGCATGGCTACAAACTCACAAAGCATCTCAAGACTCTTCTTTGCCGGAGAACCCAGCGCAAGAGAACACCCCGTGA
- the cysS gene encoding cysteine--tRNA ligase, translating into MPLRFYNSLTREVENFVPLVPDKVRLYTCGPTVYNYPHIGNLRTFLFEDLLKRWLLYRGYEVNHVMNLTDVDDKTIRNSRQQNMSLREYTDIYKKAFFEDIATLKILPATSYPAATEYVSQMIEIIQDLLKKGHAYETEDGVYFKIATFPSYGKLAHLDPTSLKAAASGRLSADEYEKDSVSDFALWKKWTPEDGDVKWPSPFGEGRPGWHIECSAMSLSLLGETIDIHCGGIDNLFPHHENEIAQSECHTGKPFVRYWLHATHLIVDGEKMSKSKGNFYTLRDLLERGLSPRAIRYALITTHYRKPLNFTFDLVKQAESSLKRIDDFLFALRQVQREGEASSLLHEAFLTKKQAFEEAMDNDLNIAEAMGHLFEMIRIFYEHESHATKTNAQEIMDFVLSLEKVLGFIEKTSPDTLTPEEEALFQARIEAKKNKDYAKADALREELLKRGIEVRDTPQGPVWKRL; encoded by the coding sequence ATGCCTCTCAGGTTTTACAATAGTCTCACACGAGAAGTAGAGAATTTTGTCCCTCTTGTCCCTGATAAGGTGAGACTCTACACGTGTGGTCCCACGGTATATAACTATCCCCATATCGGAAACCTCCGCACCTTTCTCTTTGAGGATCTTTTAAAGAGATGGCTTCTCTACCGGGGTTATGAAGTCAATCATGTGATGAATCTTACGGATGTCGACGACAAAACGATCCGAAACTCTCGACAACAAAACATGAGTCTACGTGAGTATACCGATATCTACAAAAAAGCCTTCTTCGAGGATATTGCCACCCTGAAAATCCTCCCCGCCACTTCCTACCCGGCAGCAACCGAATATGTTTCTCAGATGATCGAGATTATCCAGGATCTTCTTAAAAAAGGTCACGCCTACGAAACAGAAGACGGCGTTTACTTTAAGATTGCTACCTTTCCCTCGTATGGAAAACTTGCCCACCTCGACCCTACAAGCCTCAAGGCGGCAGCCAGCGGGAGACTCAGTGCTGACGAATACGAAAAAGATTCCGTAAGTGACTTTGCTCTCTGGAAAAAATGGACCCCTGAAGATGGGGATGTGAAATGGCCCTCACCTTTCGGAGAAGGAAGACCGGGCTGGCACATCGAATGTTCAGCGATGAGCCTCTCTCTGCTCGGAGAAACCATCGATATCCATTGTGGTGGAATTGACAACCTTTTCCCTCATCATGAAAACGAGATCGCCCAGTCAGAATGTCATACTGGAAAGCCCTTTGTTCGTTACTGGCTTCACGCTACCCATCTCATCGTTGACGGCGAAAAAATGTCCAAATCCAAGGGTAACTTCTACACCCTCAGAGATCTTCTCGAAAGAGGTCTTTCACCGAGGGCTATACGCTACGCTCTTATTACTACCCACTACCGAAAACCCCTCAACTTTACCTTCGATCTCGTCAAACAGGCAGAATCCTCTCTCAAAAGAATAGATGATTTTCTTTTTGCCCTTCGACAGGTACAAAGAGAGGGAGAAGCCTCTTCATTGCTCCATGAGGCTTTTCTTACAAAGAAACAGGCTTTTGAAGAAGCCATGGATAACGATCTTAACATTGCCGAAGCCATGGGACACCTCTTTGAAATGATCCGTATCTTCTATGAACATGAATCCCACGCCACCAAAACCAATGCTCAAGAAATCATGGATTTCGTGCTTTCTCTTGAAAAAGTCCTTGGGTTCATCGAAAAAACCTCTCCTGATACCCTCACCCCCGAGGAAGAAGCCCTTTTCCAGGCTCGCATTGAGGCCAAGAAAAACAAAGATTACGCCAAAGCTGATGCCTTGAGAGAGGAGCTGCTCAAACGAGGAATAGAGGTTCGGGATACTCCTCAGGGACCGGTGTGGAAGAGGCTCTAA